The DNA window ACTGCAACTCAACGACAGCCACCTTACCCCCTATGTGGGATCAGACCTACAAGGTTTCAACGGCACCGTGACGAAACCATGGGGGTTCGTCGAGCTCATCGTTTCCATCGGATCGGCGGAAACCGCAAGGGGCATCAAAGTCCAATTCCTGGTCATCGACTGCCCTTCGATCTACCAGTGCATCCTAGGACGCCCGACCCTGGACGAACTGATCGTGGTCCCCTCGACCGTGCATCTTAAACTCAAACATTACACAACAAAAGGACATGTCGCGACACTCAACAGCGATATCAAAGCAGCCAGAAGGTGCTTCGAAGCCTCCGCCAAAGGCCTAAGTTTGATAAAAACGGCCCTTCAAGACAATGCAGCGACCATTGCCATCTCCGAGCCCAACCTACCAGTCTCGCGCATCGACACTGTCGACCTAGACAACCACTTCCTTAAAGAACCCGAGCAGGGCGCCCACTCGAGGACATCTGAGGAGGGCCTCCGGCCAATTCcagacggagatttcgagctcgTAGCCTCCGGGGAAGATCCGACCAGAGGAGTCAAGATCGGAGCGGACTTACCGGAGCTCGCCAAAAGACAACTCAAAGCTTGCCTCCGCGCGAACGCTGACCTGTTCATCTGGAGCGCAGccgagatgcccggactcgacccagaGGTGGCCTGCCATCACCTGACCATCGACCCCGCTTGCAAGGCCGTCACCCAGCGGAGTAGAAAGCAATCACCAGAGAAAACGGCCGCGGCCGaactagctgtaaaagacctcctagaggccaaATTTATATCGGAGGCCAAATACACCACTTGGCTCTccaacgttgtacttgttaaaaaatcaaatggaaagtgGTGCATGTGCATTGACTACACTGATCTTAATAAggcttgcccaaaagatgcttaTCCTCTGCCCAATATAGACAAACTAGTTGATAATTCCGCCGGTTTTAAATTACTATCGTTTATGGATGCATATTCCGGGTATAACCAAATACCCATTGTCTAAAACTGACAAGAAATACACGGCCTTCATGAAcgaatcgggcaactattactacaacgtaatgcccttcggtctaAAGAACgccggtgcaacatatcaacgcatgatgaacaaagtattTCATGCCGAAATTGGCGATATGCTCGAAgtctacatggacgacatgatcgtcaaatcccaaagGGAAACCGATCATGCCGCCCATCTCAAAATGGTCTTCGAGCAAGCCCGAAAATGCAAAATGAGGTTCAACCCCGAGAAATGCACTTTCGGCGTCcgagcaggaaaattcctcggtttctacctgACCGAAAGGGGAATCGAGGCAAATCCAGACAAATGCAGGGCCTTCTCGAACCTACCCACTCCGAACTCGAAGAAATCAATCCAAACGCTAAACGGCATGCTCACGTCTTTGTCCAGGTTCGTGGCCAAATCCGCTCAGCATGCCCTGCCCCTATTTAAACTCCTACGAAAGGAAACCGCCTTCGAATGGACGGAGGAATGCGAGCGTACGCTCTCCCATCTCAAGCAGGCTCTCTCGAGCCCACCAGTCTTATCCCGACCCGAAGCTGGAGAGACCTTGTATCTCTACCTCGCCGTGGCCGTCGAGGCCGTCAGTGCAGCTTTAGTACGAGAAACCCCGGAGGGTCAGAGACCCATTTACTTCACGAGCAAAGCGCTCCAAGGACCCGAAGTCAGATACCAACAGATCGAAAAAGCCGGGCTCGCACTAGTGACCACAGCGAGAAGACTCAGACACTACTTCCTGGCCCACACCATAATCGTGCGAACCGAGCAACCCATAAAACAATTGCTAGCACGTCCGGACATGGCCGGGAGGATGCTCCACTGGTCGCTATCGCAGAGTTCGACATAAAGTACGAAGGGAGAAAGGCCCTCAAAGCACAGGTCCTAGCAGACTTTGTGGCCGAAATGGCCTTCCCCGAGACAACAAACAACAATGCCCAAAAATGGACCCTGTACGTGGACGGGGCATCAAGCTCATCCGGGAGCGGGGCAGGTATTATCCTAGAAAACAGGGAGGGAACTCTCATAGAGGTATCCCTATCCCTCTTATTCCCAACATCCAACAATCAGGCCGAATACGAAGCTCTGCTCGCCGGATTGTGCCTTGCAAACGATCTAGAAGCCGAGGAAATCGAGGTATTCACTGACTCTCAACTTGTCGCGTCCCACATCTCGGGCGAGTATCAGGTCAAAAGCGAGACCCTCGCCGAATACTTAACCCTCGTGCGTGGAAGACTGGCCCGATTCAGAAGCGCCAAAGTAAAACATATCCCGAGAGAACACAATTCTCGAGCGAATGTCCTGTCAAAACTAGCCAGTACGAGGAAGAAGGGGGGCAACAAATCCGTGATCCAGGAAATACTGCCAAAACCCAGCACCGAATCCTCGCCCGGGCTAACGCTCGTAAACGCAATCGGGGATGCGTCCTGCTGGATGACCCCCGTATACAACTACTTAACAAGCGACCTTCTACCCGACGATCCCAAAGAGGCCTCCATAGTCCGGAGGAGAGCCTGCTCCTACATCTTGATCGAAAATCGACTCTACAGACTAGGATTTTCTATACCCCTCATCAAATGCATCGGCGAGGGCACGATCCCCCATATACTCTGGGAAATACATGAAGGAATCAACTCCCAACACCTAGGAGGGAGATCCCTCGCTCGGAAAGCACTCCGAGCCGGATACTATTGGCCCTCCATGCAGCACGACGCCAAAGAATACGTGAaaaaatgcgacaaatgccaacgCTTCGGAGACATGCACCTCGTGCCGCCCAACGAACTCAAGTCTCTGTTGTCCCCCTGGCCATTCGCCTGGTGGGGCATGGACCTCCTCGGTCCATTCGTAACCGGGAGCAATCAAAATAAGTACCTCATAGTCGCggtcgattacttcaccaaatggatcgaaGCCGAACCATTGGCCAAGATCACGTCCCTgaacgtgctccgtttctacaaaaGGAACATCCTCGCCCGATTCGGCGTACCTCTGGCCATTATCACCGACAATGGTACCCAGTTCACCGACGGGCGCTTTCAAGAGTTCGTCACAAAATTAGGAACCAAACAACACTTCGCGTCGGTTGAACACCCCCAGACGAACGGGCAAGCCGAGGCCGCCAACAGAGTGATCCTGAGGGGCATTAGAAGAAGACTAGACGAGATCAAAAAAGGATGGGTCGAAGAAttacacagcgtcctctgggccTATCGCACCACCCCACATTCCACCACCGGGGAGACCCCCTTCCAACTTACATATGGAACAGAGGCCGTGATCCCCGTCGAAGTACACGTGCCCACCAGGCGCACCGAGGAACCTCTCGAAACAGAAGGCAACCTCGAGGCAATTAGAGAAGAGCTCGACCTGGTCGAAGAAATCCGTACGGGAGCCGCACTCCGCGAAGCCTCGCTCAAGCAAAAAATTGCCCCATAACACGATACAAAGGTCATTAAACGGGAATTCGAGGTTGACAGCCTAGTActcaaaagaaaccacaaagacTACCGAGAGGGCAAATTGGCCGCCAACTGGGAGGGCCCCTATCGCGTCCGAGCAAAGACCGAAAACGAGGCGTATTATCCGGAAAACCtacaaggagaagaactcgctcgaccttggaacaCTGAAAAGCTCAAACAATATTACAGCTAAAACACAGGTGCGACCCAGGTACACTCTGAGCACCtaaatacataaaacaaaaagACAGAAATCCACTCTCTTAATCGAGCGAACTCCTTGTCCTTCGGGGGGCACGAATACCGAGCACTCCCGTCGTAAACAAGTACCATGTCGGCAGAACACCCCGCTCGCGAGGGGACCATTCACGTCATAAGCCTCAGAACTCAGCACAACGAAATCCGAGACTCACCCCCTGCCAGGCACATGTCCCCGGTAATCGACCACAGTTCCACACACTTGGCGATCAATACGTTACAGTCGAGCAAATCTTCCAAATaagcaaaataaaaaacagataAACACACGAAAAACACAACAACAGCACTTTATTCATCATTCACGGGAGttacaaaacaccaaataaaaagaaaaacgcTTCACTCCGCCCGACGGGCAAATTCCTCTGAATgaagatactgataccaatcttcatcccactcagtctcagagcCTTCAGCGTCAGCCACAACCCTCACGCTAGATAGCTGAGCTcgagcatccgggccccgggccccTTGAGAACGAGAAGCGGAGCCattcgaaaccttcttcttctcattCACCTTCTTCGCTCCGCGAGAGCTCGAGGTTGAAGAAACCTTTCCTCCCTTAGCGCCatccattcctgcgtaaaaataaaaaagaaaggccCATGAGACCTCTCTTTATAGAGAAGGAAAAGGAACGGTAGCCCTTGGGAAATAAACAAGCCATTAATGAACTTTGGCAACTGGCGAAACGCCACCCAAGAAatcagaacgcatgcacacaaacttcgAGGAAACAGGCGCAaaaaacaaaggcgttaaaaaacTAAGTACTTTTAATTAAAACGGGCAAAAAGCCCAGAAATGTGCCCAACTACGGTCACGAAGACCGAGCTGGTAAAATGCTTACAGAATCAAAACGGGGGGCATTCCCCCCGAAATAGCTTTACAAAACAAAAGGCTCGCAGGCCCAACACTTAAACACTTAAACATAAAGAACCTTCAAGCACCTTCCTCCATCTGAACTTCCTCGGCTTCCTGAGTCGCTGGCTCGTCCCTAAAGACCGGAGAGACAATCTGGTCACCCTCCACACGATGGTACGGCCCGGTACCCTCGGTCACCAATTCTACCCCAGGATTCTTCAACTTGAGTTGGGCCACGGTGGAATCATAGGTGTCCTCGGCAGCAGCGACACAATCACCCCCCAAGACTCGAATGTACTGAATCAAGTCCACCCGGGTCGAGAGGGCCCTCTCTTCCTCCGTCTCGTCCTCAGCAGGGGACTGAGACCGACGAAGACAAGCCTCCTTCACCGAGGAAGACAGCATCGCTCCATACAGAGTCCGAGAAAGCAAAGTGTACTGACCCTGCACGTCCACCAGAGCATCCTCCTTCGCCATCAGACGTGCCTTCACGGTAGCCAACTCCTCGCTCTGCTCTTTCAGCATCTGGTCCCGCTCCGCAAGAGCAGCCGTCTTCACCTTAACGGTCTCCTCGAGCAGCCTCGCCGCTTCCGCAGACAGAGGTGCCGAGCGGACATAAAGGGTAGCCAGCTCGAGGATCCGAACCAGAGCCGAAGCATCCTGCACTAGAAACCTTTGCCGAACAGAAGGCTCCAAACCTTCGATGTGGAGAGACTCCGCACGGGGAATGGCCAGAGAAGGCCCTCCCTCAAAGAACCGGGGCTGAAGAAAGCACGAAGGGATGGTAAAGATATCGCCAGCCTCCTATTGAGTCAGATCCACGGCCTCGACCCTCTGCCGTTTGTGACGGATCAGCGCGTCCGGATCCGGCTGCTGGCGAAGAGGGGAAGGAAGCACCGTGACCAACCTCAGGGATTCGCCGTGGTCAAAAGCCCGCAACGGGGAACCAACAGCAGCTGGGGAAGAAGAGGAAGTGCCCGAGCCCGTCGCCGGAGACCTCTGCACCGTAGCCAACCTAGGGCCAGCACTCTTCTTGACAATCCCCTTGGCCTTGCTCGCCTGTCTGAGCATCCGGTCATGGCGCGCTCGATCCATCGACTCTgcaaaaaagaataaaaacatgAGGATCAGTCCGTCATAAGACCACTACCAAAAGCTACAAACAACAAAATAACAAGTTAAAATAACAAAACATAGGGGAGAGGGGCAGATACCCAGATAGGCAAACGCGCCCTCATCAGTCCCACTAGCCAGGAGTTCCTTTATACTAATCACGCCCGGTTCCCTAACAATCTCCCCATCCTCGTCCACAACAGGCTTCCCCGAGCGGTCCACCTTGGCGACCGCGGGAAGGCACTGCACGAAGTTCTGAAGGAGAGCATAGTCCCCCCGCGCATCCTCATCCAAATCCGAAAGTTTGGTAATATACTGGTCAGTGCCGTACTCAAAATGATCCCGAGACCAGAAAAATCTAAACTTATGTCTCCGAGTGGTGACTGGCTCCCCAATATCGTTGAGCACCGGACGACCATTGACGTCCACGTTCGGAACCCTAACAAAGATACTGTCGCGGGCCTCCCGAGACTGAGGACGGATGAGGAAGAAGCGGGGCTTATAACCCTTCAGGGAATCCGAGTAAGACTTGAAGATTTTCTTTGACTGCTTCAAAGACACCCATCCAAAGCAACCGTTCCTCACCGTGCGTTGCacacaaaatatataaaagaacaaGGGGATGGTCACCCCTATCTTCAGGTGAGAGCATACCAGCTCGAACGCCCGGATGAAAGCGATCGAATTAGGATGAAGCTGCGCAGGGGCCACCTCCAAGTGGTTAAGAACGGCCATCTAAAACTTTGAAAAAGGCACGCGGAACCCCATCTCCCGGAAGATTACCTCATACATGGGGAGCAGATCGGGGGTATATACGTCACAGATACGATCCCCTTCGGCCGGGATAAGAACCGACCACCCATTCCTGGAGGTATCCCCGGAAGGATCCACGTAACCCCCAACCTCCGTGAAGATATCCGAGTCATCTTCCAAAAAATAACTCTCGACGTCAAGCGCTTCCTGGACCACCCAGGCCGACAGGGGCACCTCCTGCCCGGTCGGGGGAGTAGAGGACGACGAACCCGAGGCTGACTGACGTCCCACTTCGGCCATATTTCA is part of the Vicia villosa cultivar HV-30 ecotype Madison, WI linkage group LG2, Vvil1.0, whole genome shotgun sequence genome and encodes:
- the LOC131648949 gene encoding uncharacterized protein LOC131648949, with translation MDGGMRAYALPSQAGSLEPTSLIPTRSWRDLVSLPRRGRRGRQCSFSTRNPGGSETHLLHEQSAPRTRSQIPTDRKSRARTSDHSEKTQTLLPGPHHNRANRATHKTIASTSGHGREDAPLVAIAEFDIKYEGRKALKAQVLADFVAEMAFPETTNNNAQKWTLYVDGASSSSGSGAGIILENREGTLIEVSLSLLFPTSNNQAEYEALLAGLCLANDLEAEEIEVFTDSQLVASHISGEYQVKSETLAEYLTLVRGRLARFRSAKVKHIPREHNSRANVLSKLASTRKKGGNKSVIQEILPKPSTESSPGLTLVNAIGDASCWMTPVYNYLTSDLLPDDPKEASIVRRRACSYILIENRLYRLGFSIPLIKCIGEGTIPHILWEIHEGINSQHLGGRSLARKALRAGYYWPSMQHDAKEYVKKCDKCQRFGDMHLVPPNELKSLLSPWPFAWWGMDLLGPFVTGSNQNKYLIVAVDYFTKWIEAEPLAKITSLNVLRFYKRNILARFGVPLAIITDNGTQFTDGRFQEFVTKLGTKQHFASVEHPQTNGQAEAANRVILRGIRRRLDEIKKGWVEELHSVLWAYRTTPHSTTGETPFQLTYGTEAVIPVEVHVPTRRTEEPLETEGNLEAIREELDLVEEIRTGAALREASLKQKIAP